A section of the Paenibacillus odorifer genome encodes:
- a CDS encoding S-layer homology domain-containing protein, protein MIRPLTFKKIVTLLLAASLLVLPTQAGRAYANPDNAEVITSSQGGVNQFDYFSHVYDHLNDANHVFKTATYEDIVHLFESEGTYAVLVGGAWSENTQADIGFINEVAKEYGISTIYNFDTKLDGDTLQIADSNNKFAYKYVDLVNKYLKNLNLSSKDDPERNVSYTNKNGEVVTANKLESPFLLVYNKDHKDAQGNSAPVVSYLDKSYSWNEFLTNGTLDAAKVNTYKTSVSEVLGAASQYDTIDESAYIKAAFNKNYEGENEGKPTIFNEADGTLVYEHVTYHQLKQILASEGNYAILLGGSWCPNTQAVIKYINEYAKKHNINKIYFFDTKLDAGVTVAEPNNNSGTKGSANPHNNNELQIRTTNHPYAQLYVDLVRTYLTNIKTENNSAAKPTVISYVDGLGNTVSGDRLQVPYLFTYNKDNKDAGGKNSPILGHVELMYSWTNIQPDYVQANYPIGARYNNTTTALDKIFSRLEAVPAGLTGVAPTAADNKDGQIVGTSAALEFKLAGDEAYTPASGSAITGLAPGVYKVRYAATSGYQGPTSAAGPTIIPYNAGEDVSVEVPAYTHQQAAPTGLVGVAPTSEANDDGQITGSAEGQEYKGVGEADYKPVTGTAITGLTPGFYNVRYAAKEGYSVGKDATVEVPAYGEQAAPTGLVGIAPTSAANDDGKIIGTTKALEYKLSTVTDYVYASDVEIVGLVPGIYQVRYAAKEGFNAGRAAEVIVPAFTAEQAAPTGLQGVAPTSAANNDGRITGTTTALEYKLSSVTNYVYAPDKEITGLIPGTYQVRYAAKEGYKASPATDIVVPAYVPISDPGTGGTGGSGGSGGNSTPSTTTPTPSASPQLVATATAGSTVNLSATAATKTDKTTGVTTATITKETAAEFVSLAKKAEADGKKAVLEISVAATSDTQTAELTLPRSIINELAAGTKAEITIDYENVGTITFDAKSLASISAASDAGEIIIRIAKVSLTAEGKAVLGDRPVYDLSVIAGESTISTFGGGSVRVSVPYVLQAGERSDAVIVYHINSTGSLDNVRGNYNTAKGTVDFVTTHFSQYIIGYNQVSFADVPDASWYSHAVGFLAARSITSGTDAEHYSPNAAITRGQFIVLLLKAYDIAPDEVAADNFADAGNTYYTNYLAAAKRLGVATGSGDNQFQPEVQITRQELFTLLYRSLVALGELPSEKTAATLSGFSDAGQIAGYAQEALQALVERGVVTGANGKLNPEEVTTRAEAAQVIYNLLSK, encoded by the coding sequence ATGATACGACCATTAACCTTCAAAAAAATTGTAACGCTGCTGCTGGCAGCCTCCCTGCTAGTCCTGCCTACACAGGCAGGAAGAGCTTATGCTAATCCGGATAACGCAGAGGTTATAACCTCTTCCCAAGGCGGCGTTAACCAGTTTGACTATTTCAGTCATGTCTATGACCATCTAAATGATGCTAACCATGTATTTAAAACAGCAACGTATGAAGATATCGTTCATCTTTTTGAGAGTGAAGGCACATACGCTGTTCTGGTTGGCGGCGCTTGGAGCGAGAATACACAGGCCGATATCGGCTTTATCAACGAGGTAGCCAAGGAATATGGCATCTCTACGATTTATAACTTTGATACTAAGCTGGACGGGGACACCCTTCAGATTGCAGACAGCAATAATAAATTTGCCTATAAATATGTTGATCTGGTCAACAAGTATTTGAAGAATTTAAATCTTTCTTCCAAAGATGATCCAGAACGCAATGTCAGCTATACCAATAAAAACGGGGAAGTTGTGACTGCTAACAAGCTCGAGTCTCCATTCTTATTGGTATACAACAAGGATCACAAGGATGCACAGGGAAATAGTGCTCCTGTCGTATCCTACCTGGATAAGAGCTATTCGTGGAATGAGTTCCTGACGAACGGAACACTTGATGCGGCGAAGGTTAATACGTATAAAACATCAGTAAGTGAGGTGCTGGGTGCCGCTTCCCAATATGACACTATCGACGAGTCGGCTTATATCAAGGCGGCATTTAATAAGAACTATGAAGGGGAAAATGAGGGAAAACCTACGATCTTCAACGAAGCGGATGGCACGCTTGTTTATGAACATGTGACCTATCATCAGCTGAAGCAAATTTTAGCGAGTGAGGGAAACTATGCGATTTTGTTAGGCGGGTCGTGGTGCCCTAACACGCAAGCGGTGATTAAATATATCAACGAATATGCCAAAAAACATAATATCAATAAGATCTACTTCTTCGACACTAAGTTGGATGCTGGTGTGACCGTTGCTGAGCCTAATAACAACAGCGGCACTAAGGGCAGTGCAAATCCGCATAATAATAATGAGCTTCAGATTAGAACCACTAATCATCCGTATGCGCAGCTTTATGTTGATCTGGTTCGTACTTATCTGACCAATATCAAGACCGAAAACAATTCAGCTGCCAAACCAACTGTAATTAGTTATGTAGATGGACTTGGAAACACCGTGAGCGGAGACAGACTTCAAGTTCCATATCTGTTCACTTATAACAAGGACAACAAGGATGCAGGAGGCAAAAACTCACCGATTCTAGGGCATGTTGAACTTATGTACAGCTGGACGAATATCCAACCGGATTACGTGCAGGCTAATTACCCAATCGGAGCCAGATACAATAACACTACAACAGCGCTGGATAAAATATTCTCCAGACTCGAAGCTGTACCGGCAGGACTTACCGGTGTAGCACCAACAGCGGCCGACAATAAGGATGGGCAAATTGTAGGCACCAGTGCAGCATTGGAATTTAAGCTTGCTGGAGACGAGGCTTACACCCCAGCTTCGGGATCAGCCATTACAGGGCTTGCACCTGGTGTTTATAAGGTAAGATATGCCGCTACATCGGGCTATCAAGGGCCAACTTCCGCAGCTGGACCCACAATCATTCCTTATAATGCTGGCGAAGACGTAAGTGTGGAAGTTCCTGCTTACACCCATCAACAAGCAGCCCCGACAGGACTGGTAGGCGTAGCACCTACTTCTGAAGCTAATGATGATGGGCAAATTACGGGTTCTGCTGAAGGACAGGAGTATAAAGGCGTTGGAGAAGCTGATTATAAGCCTGTAACAGGTACAGCTATCACTGGTCTTACTCCGGGCTTCTATAATGTGCGATATGCGGCAAAAGAGGGATACAGCGTAGGTAAAGACGCTACAGTTGAAGTCCCGGCATATGGTGAGCAAGCGGCACCTACAGGATTAGTAGGTATAGCACCAACCAGTGCAGCCAATGACGACGGTAAAATTATAGGAACTACGAAAGCGCTGGAATATAAGCTGTCTACGGTTACCGATTATGTCTACGCATCAGATGTAGAGATCGTTGGACTGGTGCCGGGTATCTATCAGGTAAGATACGCAGCTAAAGAAGGATTTAACGCGGGTAGAGCAGCAGAAGTAATCGTTCCAGCATTCACTGCGGAACAAGCAGCTCCAACTGGGTTACAGGGAGTTGCTCCTACCTCAGCAGCGAACAATGATGGAAGAATTACGGGAACCACGACAGCCTTAGAATATAAGCTGTCGAGTGTAACTAATTATGTGTATGCACCAGATAAAGAAATCACAGGATTAATACCGGGCACGTATCAAGTGAGATACGCAGCCAAAGAAGGTTATAAGGCAAGTCCAGCGACTGACATTGTTGTTCCGGCCTATGTGCCTATTTCAGATCCTGGAACAGGTGGAACAGGTGGATCGGGTGGATCGGGTGGCAATTCTACACCGAGCACGACTACACCAACACCATCGGCAAGCCCTCAACTGGTTGCTACGGCAACAGCAGGGAGTACCGTGAACCTATCAGCAACAGCAGCAACTAAAACGGATAAAACCACAGGAGTGACTACTGCAACGATCACAAAAGAAACGGCTGCTGAATTCGTGAGTCTCGCTAAGAAGGCAGAAGCTGATGGGAAGAAAGCTGTTCTTGAAATTAGTGTTGCAGCTACTTCAGATACTCAAACCGCTGAACTTACTCTTCCAAGAAGCATAATTAATGAGTTAGCCGCCGGAACGAAGGCGGAGATTACCATTGATTATGAGAATGTGGGTACGATTACGTTTGATGCCAAATCATTGGCAAGCATTAGTGCAGCTTCAGATGCCGGAGAAATCATTATTAGAATCGCGAAGGTGTCATTAACGGCAGAAGGCAAGGCTGTTCTCGGAGACAGACCGGTTTATGACTTGTCGGTTATAGCGGGTGAAAGCACGATTTCCACCTTCGGTGGGGGCAGTGTTCGTGTCAGCGTACCGTACGTGCTGCAAGCGGGAGAACGGTCAGATGCGGTTATTGTGTATCACATTAACAGCACTGGAAGTTTGGACAATGTACGTGGAAATTACAATACCGCTAAGGGAACTGTAGATTTCGTAACCACACATTTCTCCCAATATATTATTGGATATAATCAAGTGAGCTTTGCAGATGTTCCAGATGCCTCATGGTATAGCCATGCAGTAGGTTTCTTGGCAGCACGCAGTATCACATCTGGTACGGATGCTGAGCATTACAGTCCTAATGCCGCAATAACCAGAGGGCAGTTCATCGTCCTGTTGCTTAAGGCATATGACATCGCACCAGATGAGGTTGCCGCAGATAATTTTGCAGATGCGGGCAATACGTATTATACGAATTATCTTGCTGCAGCTAAGCGCCTTGGGGTAGCAACGGGTTCGGGAGATAATCAATTCCAGCCAGAGGTTCAGATCACTAGGCAGGAGCTATTTACACTCTTGTACCGCTCGCTTGTAGCGCTAGGTGAACTGCCATCTGAGAAAACAGCGGCCACGCTTTCCGGCTTTAGTGATGCTGGACAGATCGCTGGTTATGCACAAGAAGCCCTTCAAGCGCTGGTAGAGAGAGGCGTAGTGACCGGAGCGAACGGAAAACTCAATCCGGAGGAAGTCACTACAAGAGCAGAAGCAGCACAGGTTATTTACAATTTGCTATCCAAATAA